The proteins below come from a single Gossypium raimondii isolate GPD5lz chromosome 2, ASM2569854v1, whole genome shotgun sequence genomic window:
- the LOC105789324 gene encoding E3 ubiquitin-protein ligase BOI: MAVQAAQYPSNVFLLSRNGQDGQQGGGVFVDQSHMFFNNGSNGTNNNTNININNNINQRKRGRELVTGTAAITTPMNSFTLQTPPPQMIDLSQLHHHHQPNVVVSTGLRLSSGDQQQSQNHGYLQQQQQPSSAFLSIISENLGIQIKRQREELDQFLQAQGEELRRTLAEKRQRHYHALLGAAEETVARRLREKEAEVEKAKRRNAELEARAAQVSVEVQVWQAKARAQEATAVSLQAQLQQAIMSGATAHDNRRGDEGLNCAGGGVERQPEDAESAYVDPDRVVASGPVCRACRKRAAAVVLLPCRHLCLCTECDRVAQACPLCLTARNSSVEVLLS, translated from the exons ATGGCTGTTCAAGCAGCTCAATACCCTTCCAATGTCTTCCTCTTAAGCAG aaaTGGACAAGATGGACAACAAGGAGGAGGGGTTTTTGTTGATCAATCTCATATGTTCTTCAACAATGGAAGCAACGGAACCAACAATAATActaatatcaatatcaataacaatattaatcaGAGGAAGAGAGGGAGGGAATTAGTTACAGGAACGGCGGCGATAACGACGCCGATGAATTCATTCACTTTGCAAACACCACCGCCACAGATGATAGACCTTTCTCAACTTCATCACCACCACCAGCCAAATGTAGTTGTCTCCACCGGTCTCCGGTTATCGTCCGGCGACCAACAGCAAAGTCAAAATCATGGTTAtcttcaacaacaacaacaaccatCATCGGCCTTTTTGTCTATAATATCTGAAAATTTGGGTATTCAAATTAAACGTCAAAGAGAAGAATTAGATCAATTTCTTCAAGCTCAG GGGGAGGAATTACGGCGTACGTTAGCCGAGAAAAGGCAAAGGCACTACCATGCGCTGTTGGGGGCAGCGGAAGAGACCGTGGCGAGGAGGTTAAGGGAGAAAGAAGCGGAGGTGGAAAAAGCGAAGCGTCGGAACGCCGAGTTGGAAGCACGGGCGGCGCAAGTTAGCGTGGAGGTGCAGGTTTGGCAAGCGAAAGCGAGGGCGCAAGAAGCGACGGCGGTGTCATTGCAAGCGCAGCTCCAACAAGCTATAATGAGCGGAGCGACGGCGCACGATAATAGGAGAGGGGATGAGGGACTAAACTGCGCTGGTGGTGGAGTGGAACGGCAACCGGAGGACGCCGAATCGGCTTACGTGGACCCGGACCGAGTAGTCGCTTCGGGACCGGTTTGCAGAGCGTGTAGGAAACGCGCCGCCGCGGTGGTGTTGTTGCCTTGCCGGCATCTTTGCTTATGTACAGAGTGTGATAGAGTGGCGCAAGCCTGCCCGCTTTGCCTCACCGCCAGAAATTCTAGCGTTGAGGTTTTGCTTTCTTGA